CTGAAGGACAGTATATTTGTCTGCCTGTCGGAGTCTCCTGATCTGAATTTGGATGGCTTTATGACCTTTCGGATGCAGTCATATGAACAGGAGCTAAGGGAAATGGCGGAGTATGCGGTAGATGAGTTCATGCTGGATCAGCAATATGAGGAGTTTGTAAGTCTGCTTAAATATTTTGTGTATTTTCAGGAGCCGCTTATGCCTTTAGTCCACGTCGTGCATAAGGGAGGAGAGGATTTCCTTCTGCTCGACGGCAGCCTAAGACCGATCGAGAAGATGCGGGACGAAGGGCTGGTTATGGAACGGCTCGATCAGGATATGGAATTTGAGGATATGGTCGTTAGTACGTTGATCTCGGTATCCCCTGCACGTATGATCATTCATACACGGGAGCCGGACCTTCCGGTTATTGTCACACTGGCACATATTTTTGATAACCGGGCGGAGGTGTGCATCAGCTGTCCTGAATGCAGCCCCTTTCTTGGAAGCTTGGCTAATGATGACTTGACGTTCCCGGCAAAACGGGATTATAATAACTGATAAATTCACGTAAAAAGCATCGACAAAGACATGGATCAAGCAGGCTAAGACCGACCAGAGAGAGGAAACAAGGCTGTAATTTCCTCCGGTACGCTATTGATTTACCCCTTTGTAGCTGCGTTGTCGAAATGTCCTTGGATACTGTATAAAGTGTTCTAGAGAGAGTAGGCTTCGCCGGTTCATTACCGTTACCCAATGCCAACGAAGGATCTTCTCAGAGCAGTAGATACATGACTGTTTCTGGAGATCGAACTAGGGTGGAACCACGAGTATAACACTCGTCCCTTTGCGGGACGGGTGTTTTTTA
Above is a window of Paenibacillus uliginis N3/975 DNA encoding:
- a CDS encoding putative sporulation protein YtxC, whose translation is MELFSISVNTRTDGEKEAFYRILSDKQKELHKQCRQLKFSFSASRDRVIWTCSGKLPLTAWTSSAEMVRRLVSEAAAAYILEEKEQDIAARLLLSEFEFNDNEESERVLQWFLMLLAKDDNPSGDYSQQRRRKLKDSIFVCLSESPDLNLDGFMTFRMQSYEQELREMAEYAVDEFMLDQQYEEFVSLLKYFVYFQEPLMPLVHVVHKGGEDFLLLDGSLRPIEKMRDEGLVMERLDQDMEFEDMVVSTLISVSPARMIIHTREPDLPVIVTLAHIFDNRAEVCISCPECSPFLGSLANDDLTFPAKRDYNN